In one window of Sphingomonas glaciei DNA:
- a CDS encoding MotA/TolQ/ExbB proton channel family protein, with protein sequence MAAAAAAPAGDNPYGLMQALNEGGLISWATFVILVAMSIGTFYILFTKFFEQQKIISQGNKVRSSFWNSPNLREASSKLDAKSAYRAIVDDTLVAQEQHGKLTNPVDQHDWMANSLARSQGGIGARLGEGLAFLATVGSTAPFIGLFGTVVGIYRALIKIGASGQASISTVAGPVGEALIMTALGLVVAVPAVLAYNWLIRRNKSIMEDLAAFTNDLHGYVMSEGKVKPQIVAAGAPNSGSAAVAKGAQTRSAAAPTPAGTAPLTSGQTSTGQQAGGTGTTTVDRR encoded by the coding sequence ATGGCCGCCGCCGCGGCCGCTCCGGCAGGTGACAACCCCTACGGCCTGATGCAGGCGCTGAACGAGGGCGGTCTCATCTCGTGGGCCACGTTCGTGATCCTCGTCGCGATGTCGATCGGCACCTTCTACATTCTGTTCACCAAGTTCTTCGAACAGCAGAAGATCATCAGCCAGGGCAACAAGGTCCGTTCCAGCTTCTGGAACTCGCCCAACCTGCGCGAAGCATCGAGCAAGCTCGACGCCAAGAGCGCCTATCGCGCCATCGTCGACGACACGCTCGTCGCCCAGGAGCAGCACGGCAAGCTGACCAACCCGGTCGACCAGCACGACTGGATGGCCAACAGCCTCGCCCGTTCGCAGGGTGGCATTGGCGCCCGTCTCGGTGAAGGTCTTGCCTTCCTTGCGACCGTCGGTTCGACCGCGCCGTTCATCGGTCTGTTCGGTACCGTCGTCGGCATCTACCGCGCGCTGATCAAGATCGGTGCGTCGGGCCAGGCCTCGATCAGCACCGTCGCCGGTCCGGTCGGTGAAGCGCTCATCATGACCGCCCTCGGCCTCGTCGTCGCGGTTCCGGCCGTGCTCGCCTACAACTGGCTGATCCGTCGCAACAAGTCGATCATGGAAGATCTCGCCGCCTTCACCAACGACCTGCACGGATACGTCATGTCGGAAGGCAAGGTTAAGCCGCAGATCGTCGCTGCCGGCGCTCCGAACAGCGGTTCGGCTGCCGTCGCCAAGGGCGCTCAGACCCGCTCGGCCGCTGCTCCGACCCCGGCCGGCACTGCGCCGCTGACTTCGGGTCAGACCTCGACCGGCCAGCAGGCTGGCGGCACCGGCACCACCACGGTGGATCGCCGCTAA
- a CDS encoding DUF1269 domain-containing protein, translating to MQGNVISAVFDSRAEAERAIAELRSAGVDNNAISVIGQDEGRTTETHGDGEAVSDGSEPTSFIAKAAAGSGIGALLGVAALAIPGVGPLVAAGAIAEAAVGGAALTGTAVGLAAGGISDLLSKHGVSDEDSRYYGDRINDGGIFVSVDTSRGNVDRDRIEDVLHRAGGHSSSRTKMTSATTTY from the coding sequence ATGCAGGGTAACGTCATTTCCGCGGTATTCGACAGCCGCGCCGAAGCCGAGCGGGCCATTGCCGAGCTGCGCAGCGCTGGCGTCGACAACAATGCCATCTCGGTGATCGGCCAGGACGAAGGTCGCACCACGGAGACCCATGGCGACGGTGAAGCCGTGAGCGACGGCAGCGAGCCGACCAGTTTCATCGCGAAGGCTGCTGCGGGATCGGGCATCGGTGCGCTGCTCGGTGTCGCCGCGCTGGCCATTCCAGGAGTCGGTCCGCTGGTTGCCGCAGGCGCCATTGCCGAAGCCGCGGTCGGCGGCGCTGCCTTGACCGGAACGGCTGTCGGCCTTGCTGCTGGCGGGATCAGCGATCTCCTCAGCAAGCATGGCGTGAGCGACGAAGACAGCCGCTATTATGGTGACCGCATCAACGACGGCGGAATCTTCGTCTCGGTCGACACCAGTCGCGGCAACGTCGATCGGGACCGGATCGAGGACGTGCTTCACCGCGCCGGCGGGCATAGCTCCAGCCGCACCAAGATGACATCGGCGACTACCACCTATTAA
- a CDS encoding alpha/beta hydrolase → MTQPYVRPDVAALLEIANRPGAKRAVDVGLADARRMMHASRALFDAPVDELAVLREVAGGPCPMRLYDARSERAAGPVLVFYHGGGFVLGDLDTHEPLCAELARLTDLPVVSVGYRLAPEHPFPAAPDDAIAAARWVAASPGELGLETTGLVPSGDSAGGNLAIVTALALRDEPAAVPVLAQMPFYPASHPTRHYLSLDAFGEGYLLSRASMNWFDECYAPHRTDWRYDPLAKPLAGLPPTLVVTASLDPIRDQGRAFAAACEEAGVTVLLQECEGTIHGFLNLRKALPSAQIDLARAVAQLKLLLRRSVA, encoded by the coding sequence ATGACCCAGCCTTATGTCCGTCCCGACGTCGCCGCCCTGCTGGAGATCGCCAACCGGCCCGGGGCGAAGCGGGCGGTGGATGTCGGCCTGGCCGATGCGCGCAGGATGATGCACGCCAGCCGCGCGCTATTCGACGCGCCGGTGGACGAGCTGGCGGTGCTGCGCGAGGTGGCCGGCGGGCCCTGCCCGATGCGTTTGTACGACGCGCGGAGCGAGCGTGCGGCGGGGCCGGTGCTCGTCTTCTATCACGGCGGTGGGTTCGTGCTGGGCGACCTCGACACCCACGAGCCGCTGTGCGCCGAGCTGGCGCGGCTGACCGACCTGCCGGTGGTCAGCGTCGGCTATCGACTGGCGCCCGAGCACCCCTTCCCGGCCGCGCCCGACGACGCGATCGCGGCCGCTCGGTGGGTCGCCGCCAGCCCGGGCGAGCTGGGGCTGGAGACGACCGGGCTGGTCCCGTCGGGCGACAGTGCGGGCGGCAATCTGGCAATCGTCACGGCGCTGGCGCTGCGCGACGAGCCGGCGGCAGTGCCGGTGCTGGCGCAGATGCCCTTCTATCCCGCCAGCCACCCGACGCGGCATTACCTAAGCCTCGACGCCTTTGGCGAAGGCTATCTCCTCAGCCGCGCGTCGATGAACTGGTTCGACGAATGCTATGCCCCCCACCGCACGGACTGGCGCTACGATCCGCTGGCCAAACCGCTTGCGGGCCTGCCGCCGACACTGGTGGTGACCGCCTCGCTGGATCCGATCCGCGACCAGGGCCGGGCGTTTGCCGCCGCTTGCGAGGAAGCGGGGGTGACGGTCCTGCTGCAGGAGTGCGAAGGCACGATCCACGGCTTCCTCAACCTGCGCAAGGCGTTGCCGAGCGCGCAGATCGACCTCGCGCGGGCGGTCGCGCAGCTCAAACTCCTGCTGCGACGGTCCGTCGCATAA
- a CDS encoding metal-dependent hydrolase, with translation MDNLTHSLAGALLGQMGLKRASRFALAGCILGANAPDIDVIAPLFLPVDNIAFHRGPTHALFGLPVMAAGTVALLWLVDRLRPSKPGTTPFRAWPLFLVTLLAVISHPFLDWLTTYAVAFFAPLGDRWYSANAIFIIDWVYWIVLGLGIWLSVRRWRAGAERPGRPAIIAGSILLLYIAANVAWSAHAEQTLAAALRQRGIQPRLIVASPPPFAFWQRGMAWRSDTQWGAGSFSPGIGLQLEPASYPLGLDDPRFLHARAASRQVRSFLYWSRMPIVVEVAGRPVLTDQRYYRALDDDSVPAAIRRRAPTASFQVPLDLPSRP, from the coding sequence ATGGACAATCTCACCCACAGCCTGGCCGGCGCCCTGCTCGGGCAGATGGGGCTGAAGCGCGCCAGCCGCTTCGCCCTGGCCGGCTGCATCCTTGGCGCCAATGCGCCCGATATCGATGTCATCGCACCGCTGTTCCTGCCGGTCGACAACATCGCCTTCCACCGCGGGCCGACCCACGCGCTGTTCGGCCTGCCGGTGATGGCCGCGGGTACCGTCGCGCTGCTGTGGCTGGTCGACCGCCTCCGCCCGAGCAAACCGGGCACCACGCCGTTCCGCGCCTGGCCCTTGTTCCTCGTCACCTTGCTGGCGGTGATCAGCCACCCGTTCCTCGACTGGCTGACGACCTACGCCGTCGCCTTCTTCGCGCCGCTGGGCGATCGCTGGTATTCAGCCAACGCCATCTTCATTATCGACTGGGTCTACTGGATCGTCCTCGGGCTCGGCATCTGGCTGTCGGTCCGGCGCTGGCGGGCAGGGGCCGAGCGACCCGGCCGCCCGGCGATCATCGCCGGCAGTATCCTCCTCCTCTACATCGCCGCCAACGTCGCATGGAGCGCGCATGCCGAGCAGACCCTTGCCGCAGCGCTCCGCCAGCGCGGGATCCAGCCCCGCCTGATTGTCGCCAGCCCGCCGCCCTTCGCCTTCTGGCAGCGCGGCATGGCCTGGCGCAGCGACACCCAATGGGGCGCCGGCAGCTTCTCGCCCGGTATCGGCCTCCAGCTCGAGCCCGCAAGCTACCCGCTCGGCCTCGACGATCCGCGCTTCCTCCACGCCCGCGCGGCAAGCCGCCAGGTCCGGTCCTTCCTCTACTGGTCGCGGATGCCGATCGTGGTCGAGGTCGCCGGCCGCCCGGTCCTCACCGATCAGCGCTATTATCGCGCGCTCGACGACGACAGCGTTCCCGCCGCCATCCGCCGCCGCGCCCCGACCGCCAGCTTCCAGGTCCCGCTCGACCTGCCCTCACGGCCATAG
- a CDS encoding ExbD/TolR family protein, with product MAMSVGKEDGEDVPMSDINTTPLVDVMLVLLIIFLIAVPVVVETVPIALPATAYEARETKPENVELTVRGGPGGTCEVYWGMTPIDSQTLLDRSVKSLEDAIAKVGGAENLTDDTMPEAHIRGDVGTPYKCIGGTIFTMQRAGFARVGFVSEPPPGTGVTRL from the coding sequence ATGGCAATGAGTGTCGGCAAGGAAGACGGCGAAGACGTCCCGATGTCCGACATCAACACCACGCCCCTCGTGGACGTGATGCTGGTGCTCCTGATCATCTTCCTCATCGCGGTTCCGGTCGTGGTGGAAACCGTTCCCATCGCGCTTCCGGCGACTGCCTACGAAGCGCGTGAAACCAAGCCGGAAAACGTCGAGTTGACGGTTCGCGGTGGCCCTGGCGGCACCTGCGAAGTCTATTGGGGCATGACCCCGATCGACAGCCAGACCTTGCTCGACCGTTCGGTAAAGTCGCTTGAGGACGCCATCGCCAAGGTTGGCGGTGCCGAGAACCTTACCGACGACACCATGCCGGAAGCGCATATCCGCGGTGACGTGGGCACGCCGTATAAGTGCATCGGCGGGACCATCTTCACCATGCAGCGGGCCGGATTTGCCCGTGTCGGCTTCGTGTCGGAGCCGCCCCCCGGCACCGGCGTCACCCGGCTGTAA
- a CDS encoding 2-oxoacid:acceptor oxidoreductase subunit alpha, which translates to MASATHMLTPEEAHADLVPENVVVRFAGDSGDGMQLTGGQFTLSTALAGNDLATFPDFPAEIRAPQGTTFGVSAFQINFGSAAIETAGDQPDVLVAMNPAALKVNVASLRDGGLIIADEGEFSARNLAKAGYDANPLDDGSLARWQLIKFNISQLTLDAVKPFGLGNKEALRCKNMWTLGLALWMFDRDRGPIVDWLKTKFAKAPTLAEANIAALNAGHAYGDTIEMGAAFRPHHIEAAPAEPGLYRTVTGAEALGLGLVAGAQLADLPMFFGGYPITPASALLHHLSRLKEYGITTFQAEDEIAAICAAIGASYAGSLGVTSSSGPGIALKTEAMGLAVMTELPLVIVNSQRGGPSTGLPTKTEQSDLYQAVYGRNGDAPLPVIAARSPADAFDCAIEAVRLAVRYMTPVMLLTDGYIANAAEPWKVPDMSGYAPFPVTHAMEGSVPRNQAGKLEPFSRDDKLARPWIKPGTPGLLHRIGGIEKRPGTGDIDYSPTAHAEMTKVRQDKVLGIARDIPEQEVCLGSAGAKVAVVGWGSTFGPIHQAVKRLHAKGHDVAHVHVRHIWPLPANLGELLRGFGTVICPEMNTGQFKTLLRDQYLVDVQSLTKTSGQPFKIAEIEAAIRAAHGGALAPDSTQLPEAESGRDPGHPHAAEVH; encoded by the coding sequence ATGGCCTCGGCCACTCATATGCTCACCCCAGAGGAGGCGCACGCCGACCTCGTTCCCGAGAATGTCGTGGTCCGCTTCGCCGGCGACAGCGGCGACGGCATGCAGCTCACCGGCGGGCAGTTCACCCTGTCCACCGCGCTCGCCGGCAACGACCTTGCGACCTTTCCCGACTTCCCGGCCGAGATCCGCGCGCCGCAAGGCACCACCTTCGGCGTCTCGGCCTTCCAGATCAACTTCGGCTCGGCCGCGATCGAGACCGCCGGCGACCAGCCCGACGTGCTCGTCGCGATGAACCCCGCGGCGCTCAAGGTGAACGTCGCTTCGCTTCGTGACGGTGGCCTGATCATCGCCGACGAAGGCGAATTCTCTGCCCGCAACCTCGCCAAGGCCGGCTACGACGCCAATCCGCTCGACGACGGTAGCCTCGCCCGTTGGCAGCTCATCAAGTTCAACATCAGCCAGCTTACCCTCGATGCCGTGAAGCCGTTCGGCCTCGGCAACAAGGAGGCGCTCCGCTGCAAGAACATGTGGACGCTGGGCCTCGCGCTGTGGATGTTCGACCGTGACCGCGGCCCGATCGTCGACTGGCTCAAGACCAAGTTCGCCAAGGCCCCGACGCTGGCCGAAGCCAATATCGCCGCGTTGAACGCCGGCCATGCCTATGGCGACACGATCGAGATGGGCGCCGCCTTCCGCCCGCACCATATCGAAGCCGCCCCGGCCGAACCCGGCCTCTATCGCACCGTCACCGGCGCCGAAGCGCTTGGCCTCGGCCTTGTCGCCGGCGCGCAGCTGGCCGACCTGCCGATGTTCTTCGGCGGCTATCCCATCACCCCGGCTAGCGCGCTGCTGCACCACCTCAGCCGCCTCAAGGAATATGGGATCACCACCTTCCAGGCCGAGGACGAGATCGCCGCCATCTGCGCGGCGATCGGCGCCTCCTATGCCGGAAGCCTCGGCGTCACTTCTTCGTCCGGCCCTGGCATCGCGCTCAAGACCGAGGCGATGGGCCTTGCGGTCATGACCGAGCTGCCGCTGGTGATCGTCAACTCGCAGCGCGGCGGGCCCTCGACCGGCCTTCCGACCAAGACCGAGCAGAGCGACCTCTACCAGGCGGTCTACGGCCGCAACGGCGATGCGCCGCTGCCCGTCATCGCCGCCCGCTCGCCCGCCGACGCCTTCGACTGCGCGATCGAGGCGGTGCGCCTCGCCGTCCGCTACATGACCCCGGTCATGCTCCTGACCGACGGCTATATCGCTAATGCCGCCGAGCCGTGGAAGGTGCCCGACATGAGCGGCTACGCGCCGTTCCCGGTCACTCACGCGATGGAAGGCAGCGTGCCGCGCAACCAGGCCGGCAAGCTCGAACCTTTCAGCCGCGACGACAAGCTCGCCCGGCCGTGGATCAAGCCCGGCACCCCGGGCCTCCTCCATCGCATCGGCGGGATCGAGAAGCGCCCCGGCACCGGCGACATCGACTATTCGCCGACGGCCCATGCCGAAATGACCAAGGTCCGCCAGGACAAGGTGCTGGGCATCGCCCGCGACATCCCCGAGCAGGAGGTCTGCCTTGGCAGCGCGGGCGCCAAGGTGGCCGTGGTCGGCTGGGGATCGACCTTCGGACCGATTCACCAGGCGGTGAAGCGGCTCCATGCAAAGGGTCACGACGTCGCCCACGTCCACGTCCGGCACATCTGGCCGCTCCCTGCCAACCTCGGCGAGCTGCTGCGCGGCTTCGGCACCGTGATCTGCCCGGAAATGAACACCGGCCAGTTCAAGACCCTGTTGCGCGACCAGTATCTGGTCGACGTCCAGAGCCTGACCAAGACCAGCGGGCAGCCGTTCAAGATCGCCGAGATCGAAGCCGCGATCCGTGCCGCTCACGGCGGCGCGCTCGCCCCCGACTCGACCCAGCTGCCCGAAGCCGAAAGCGGGCGCGATCCCGGCCATCCGCACGCCGCCGAGGTTCACTGA
- a CDS encoding cryptochrome/photolyase family protein — protein sequence MASPQLVWFRQDLRTVDQPALRAAAERGPTVGLYVLDDETPGKWKIGGAQRWWLHHSLEALAQDLEKLGSSLILRRGRSSLVVPAVAKELGASGIHATRHYEPWWREAECEHGDFAMLHDGDVLHEPDSIRSGAGAPFKIYGPFYRALETHMPPPEPLPAPKLDRPAKLPKSDKLADLDLLPTKPDWSGGFSDWEPGSRGAAKQLRHFVDHAGDYAGHRDLPAEDATSRLSPHLHHGELSPRQLLHALGGKGGEKFRRELAWRDFSRSVALSDPDVGEKSQRPLGLTTRHGKAADADFTAWTRGRTGYPLVDAGMRQLWESGWMHNRARLVTASFLCKHLLIDWWRGADWFWDCLVDADYANNSQNWQWVAGTGFDSQPFYRIMAPLGQSEKFAAADYVRRWVPELAKLSDADIHDPWGRGVAPADYPEPLIGHKEARERALEAFKKRTN from the coding sequence ATGGCTTCTCCCCAACTCGTCTGGTTCCGCCAGGACCTCCGCACCGTCGACCAGCCCGCGCTCCGCGCCGCGGCCGAGCGGGGGCCGACGGTCGGCCTCTACGTCCTCGACGACGAAACCCCAGGCAAATGGAAGATCGGCGGCGCCCAGCGCTGGTGGCTCCACCACAGCCTCGAAGCCCTCGCGCAGGACCTCGAGAAGCTCGGCTCGAGCCTCATCTTGCGCCGTGGCCGCTCGTCGCTCGTCGTTCCCGCGGTAGCCAAGGAACTCGGCGCCAGCGGAATCCACGCCACCCGTCACTACGAACCCTGGTGGCGCGAAGCCGAATGCGAGCATGGCGACTTCGCCATGCTCCACGACGGCGACGTGCTCCACGAACCCGACTCCATTCGCTCGGGCGCTGGCGCCCCGTTCAAGATTTACGGCCCCTTCTACCGCGCGCTCGAAACCCACATGCCCCCGCCCGAGCCGCTTCCCGCCCCGAAGCTGGACAGGCCCGCCAAGCTGCCCAAAAGCGACAAGCTCGCCGACCTCGACCTTCTGCCGACGAAGCCCGACTGGTCCGGCGGCTTCTCCGACTGGGAGCCCGGCAGTAGAGGCGCGGCGAAGCAGCTGCGCCACTTCGTCGACCATGCCGGAGACTATGCCGGCCACCGCGACCTTCCCGCTGAGGACGCCACCAGCCGCTTGTCGCCCCATCTCCACCATGGCGAGCTCAGCCCGCGCCAGCTCCTCCATGCGCTCGGCGGCAAGGGCGGCGAGAAATTCCGCCGTGAGCTCGCCTGGCGCGACTTCAGCCGCTCGGTCGCGCTCTCCGACCCGGACGTCGGCGAGAAATCGCAGCGTCCGCTCGGCCTCACCACCCGCCACGGCAAGGCCGCCGACGCCGACTTCACCGCCTGGACCCGCGGCCGCACCGGCTATCCGCTGGTCGACGCCGGGATGCGCCAATTGTGGGAAAGCGGTTGGATGCACAATCGCGCCCGGCTGGTCACCGCCAGTTTCCTGTGCAAGCACCTGCTGATCGACTGGTGGCGCGGCGCCGACTGGTTCTGGGACTGCCTGGTCGACGCGGACTATGCCAACAACAGCCAGAACTGGCAGTGGGTCGCGGGCACCGGGTTCGACAGCCAGCCCTTCTACCGGATCATGGCCCCGCTCGGCCAAAGCGAGAAATTCGCCGCCGCCGACTATGTCCGCCGCTGGGTGCCCGAACTCGCCAAGCTGTCCGACGCCGACATCCACGACCCGTGGGGCAGGGGGGTCGCACCCGCCGACTATCCCGAGCCCCTGATCGGCCACAAGGAAGCCCGCGAACGCGCGCTCGAGGCGTTCAAGAAGCGCACCAACTGA
- a CDS encoding polyamine aminopropyltransferase, translating into MNPRELLATAQIPGGDEMRLYRRGDDHMILLERTELMSTRMSGSEEALATLTAQRLGTKPGQRWLIGGYGMGFTLRAALKALPADAEVTVAELVPEIMDWAKGPMEALNAAGLADKRTRIHMGDVAEPIREGGWDAILLDVDNGPDALVRAANQWLYEPGGLSITKKALKPGGVLAIWSAGSDSRFSKTLLQAGFRVEEQEVRGRSNGKGPHHFIWFASLR; encoded by the coding sequence ATGAATCCCCGTGAACTTCTCGCCACTGCCCAGATCCCCGGCGGTGACGAAATGCGCCTCTATCGCCGCGGCGACGACCACATGATCCTGCTCGAGCGGACCGAGCTCATGTCGACCCGGATGAGCGGCTCGGAGGAAGCGCTTGCGACCCTGACCGCCCAACGGCTCGGTACGAAGCCCGGGCAGCGCTGGCTGATCGGCGGCTACGGCATGGGATTCACCCTGCGCGCGGCGCTGAAGGCTTTGCCGGCCGACGCCGAGGTCACCGTTGCCGAACTGGTGCCCGAGATCATGGACTGGGCCAAGGGACCGATGGAGGCGCTCAACGCCGCCGGCCTCGCCGACAAGCGGACCCGGATCCACATGGGCGACGTCGCCGAGCCGATCCGCGAAGGCGGCTGGGACGCGATCCTGCTCGACGTCGACAACGGCCCCGACGCTTTGGTCCGCGCAGCCAACCAATGGCTGTACGAACCCGGCGGCTTGTCGATCACCAAGAAGGCGCTGAAGCCCGGCGGCGTGCTCGCCATCTGGTCGGCCGGCTCCGACTCCCGGTTCAGCAAGACCCTGCTTCAGGCCGGTTTCCGGGTCGAGGAACAGGAAGTGCGCGGCCGTTCCAACGGCAAGGGTCCGCATCACTTCATCTGGTTCGCCTCGCTCCGCTAG
- a CDS encoding ExbD/TolR family protein — MQTTSNNSEGEPMMEMNTTPLIDVMLVLIIMLIITIPPQTHAVKLDLPQGDSPQQEIIDPVKNKIVVTAGNAILWNGAPVNQVQLRQYLDITQQLNPIPELHLQPEAEARYDLVDQVLVVTKQANVSKMGFVGNEAYSKAF; from the coding sequence ATGCAGACGACTTCGAATAACTCCGAAGGCGAACCGATGATGGAGATGAACACCACTCCGCTCATCGACGTCATGCTGGTCCTGATCATCATGCTGATCATCACGATCCCGCCGCAGACGCACGCCGTGAAGCTCGATCTCCCGCAGGGCGACAGCCCACAGCAGGAGATCATCGACCCGGTCAAGAACAAGATCGTGGTGACCGCGGGCAATGCCATCCTGTGGAATGGTGCCCCCGTGAACCAGGTCCAGCTGCGCCAGTATCTGGACATCACGCAGCAGCTCAATCCGATCCCCGAACTGCACCTGCAGCCGGAAGCGGAAGCGCGCTACGACTTGGTCGATCAGGTGCTGGTTGTGACCAAGCAGGCCAACGTGTCCAAGATGGGCTTCGTCGGCAATGAGGCCTATTCGAAGGCCTTCTGA
- a CDS encoding RNA pyrophosphohydrolase produces the protein MSEDKPYRRGVGIMLLNADRQVWVGRRIDRTDEAWQMPQGGIDAGEEPWDTALRELEEETGIPPHLVERIADCPERLRYELPEELRGKLWGGKWRGQEQDWFLCRFLGRESDVDIATAHPEFDAWKWVAPSELPDLIVPFKRDLYRCLIEQFREHIDTPLP, from the coding sequence ATGAGCGAGGACAAACCTTATCGCCGCGGCGTCGGCATCATGCTCCTCAACGCCGACCGCCAAGTGTGGGTCGGACGGCGCATCGATCGCACCGACGAAGCGTGGCAGATGCCTCAGGGCGGGATCGACGCGGGCGAGGAGCCGTGGGACACCGCGCTTCGCGAATTGGAGGAAGAGACCGGAATTCCGCCGCATCTGGTCGAGCGGATCGCCGACTGCCCCGAGCGCTTGCGCTACGAATTGCCCGAAGAGCTGCGCGGGAAATTGTGGGGCGGCAAATGGCGGGGACAGGAGCAGGACTGGTTCCTGTGCCGCTTCCTCGGCCGCGAGAGCGACGTCGATATCGCCACCGCGCATCCCGAATTCGACGCCTGGAAATGGGTCGCCCCGTCGGAACTGCCCGACCTGATCGTGCCCTTCAAGCGCGATCTCTATCGCTGCCTGATCGAGCAGTTCCGCGAACATATCGATACGCCACTTCCGTAG
- a CDS encoding superoxide dismutase family protein — MRYPTSLCLILAGAASLGACATPIDAPSTATAVPLVGSSGTQVGTVRMWETPGAVSFRVEADGMAVGRKGLHVHAVGRCDAPAFTTAGSHWNPASRKHGLSNPQGPHAGDLPNVPVAANGTLRETVVLTGASLAALRDADGSALVIHAAEDDNVTDPSGNSGDRIACSVLSPAG; from the coding sequence ATGCGTTACCCGACCAGCCTTTGCCTGATCCTTGCCGGCGCCGCCTCGCTCGGCGCCTGCGCGACGCCCATCGATGCGCCGTCCACTGCCACCGCCGTGCCGCTGGTCGGAAGCAGCGGCACGCAGGTCGGAACCGTGCGGATGTGGGAAACACCCGGTGCGGTGAGTTTCCGGGTCGAGGCGGACGGCATGGCGGTCGGCCGCAAGGGACTCCACGTCCACGCCGTCGGTCGCTGCGACGCGCCCGCGTTCACGACCGCCGGTTCGCACTGGAACCCGGCCTCGCGCAAGCATGGCCTGTCCAATCCGCAAGGTCCGCACGCCGGCGACTTGCCCAACGTACCGGTGGCCGCCAACGGCACCTTGCGCGAAACGGTGGTCCTGACCGGCGCAAGCCTTGCCGCGTTGCGTGATGCCGACGGCTCGGCGCTGGTGATCCACGCGGCCGAAGACGACAATGTCACCGATCCGTCGGGCAACAGCGGCGACCGCATTGCCTGCTCGGTACTAAGTCCCGCCGGCTGA
- a CDS encoding 2-oxoacid:ferredoxin oxidoreductase subunit beta: MNELTTIEKTTAKDWASDQEVRWCPGCGDYAVLKAVQRTMPDLGVAREKTVFVSGIGCSSRFPYYMETYGFHTIHGRAPAVATGVKLANPDLDVWIITGDGDALSIGGNHTMHLLRRNLDCQVLLFNNEIYGLTKGQYSPTSRVGTRSPSTPFGSVDTPARPCAFALGAGARFVARGIDVHKSLPDVLKAAHAHKGTAFVEIFQNCVVYNDDVFAPFTARDVASEMQLWLKAGEPMLFAGGTKGIAFDTATLALKVVAADDPAVLVHDPKNRTLAHLLVEMPPVGFPVALGVVYDDPAPTFEASVLQQNQAIAQGKKPDLQALVAKGQSWMVEKEPRAE; the protein is encoded by the coding sequence ATGAACGAGCTGACGACCATCGAGAAGACCACCGCCAAGGACTGGGCATCCGACCAGGAAGTGCGCTGGTGCCCGGGCTGCGGCGATTATGCGGTGCTGAAGGCCGTCCAGCGGACCATGCCCGACCTCGGCGTGGCGCGCGAAAAGACCGTGTTCGTCTCGGGCATCGGCTGCTCCAGCCGCTTTCCTTATTACATGGAGACCTACGGCTTCCACACCATCCACGGCCGCGCGCCGGCGGTGGCGACCGGGGTCAAGCTGGCGAACCCTGATCTCGACGTATGGATCATCACCGGTGACGGCGACGCGCTCAGCATCGGCGGCAACCACACCATGCACCTGCTGCGCCGCAACCTCGATTGCCAAGTGCTGCTGTTCAACAACGAAATCTACGGCCTGACCAAGGGCCAATATTCGCCCACCAGCCGTGTCGGCACCCGTAGCCCGTCGACCCCGTTCGGCTCGGTCGACACCCCCGCACGCCCCTGCGCCTTCGCGCTCGGCGCCGGTGCCCGTTTCGTGGCCCGCGGGATCGACGTCCACAAGTCGCTTCCCGACGTGCTCAAGGCCGCCCACGCCCACAAGGGCACGGCGTTCGTCGAGATCTTCCAGAATTGCGTCGTCTACAATGACGACGTCTTCGCCCCCTTTACCGCCCGCGACGTCGCGAGCGAAATGCAGCTGTGGCTCAAAGCTGGCGAGCCGATGCTGTTCGCCGGCGGCACCAAGGGCATTGCCTTCGACACCGCGACCCTGGCGCTCAAGGTCGTCGCCGCCGATGATCCCGCGGTTCTGGTTCACGACCCGAAGAACCGCACGCTCGCGCACCTGCTGGTCGAAATGCCCCCGGTCGGCTTCCCGGTCGCGCTCGGCGTTGTCTACGACGATCCCGCCCCGACCTTCGAAGCCTCGGTCCTGCAGCAGAACCAGGCGATTGCTCAAGGCAAGAAGCCCGACCTCCAGGCGCTGGTCGCCAAGGGCCAGAGCTGGATGGTCGAAAAGGAACCGCGGGCCGAATAG